In Rickettsia endosymbiont of Lasioglossum villosulum, the DNA window TTATTGCTTCAGCTCCTATATCAGTTACTACAAAACCGTCTTTAATTGAACGAAGTGTTGAGTAATTTAGTAAAATACAAAACATCATAAATGCCATTGGCAAAAACTTTTTGTTCTCATACCTCTCAATAGGCCAAATTACTTTTCTTAGTTCCGAGATATAATTATCGCTTTTCGTAGTACTCATAAATTAAATTTTTCTATTTGTTTCAAAGATAAGTATTATACTAAAATATGTTAGAAAAGTCAAATATGATGATTATTTATAATAGGCTGCAATCAATATTACCCAAGAATTTTTATAAATTATTTCTTTAACCTCAAATCCTATTTTTTCATAAGCATCTCTAACATCTTCCAATTGATTATCAAGAAAACCTGACAATACTAAATAACCATTTTTATTCATAAGATTGCTAATCTGGGTAGATAACTCAATTAAAGGTAAAATATTACTTATGACTAAGTCAAACTTACTATTATAATTAGTTACCCTATAAAATATTTTCAGAGGTATTTTGATAGAATTTTATATTAGAATTGTTAAAGCTAGCATTTTCTTTTGCAATTTCTACCGATGCATCATCAATATCACAGGCTAAAATCTCTGCCTCATTCCATAATTTTTCAGCTATAAATGAAAGAATCCCACTGCCAGTACCTATATCTAAAATTTTATTTGCTTTAATATCTTTAAGATATTCTAAAGCCTCTATACATCCTAATGTAGTCTCATGATTACCAGTACCAAAAGCTCTAGAAGCTTCAATTAATATAAGTGTTTTATCTTTGGGACATTTATCTTGATGTAATGTTGTGCAAATAAAGAAACGATTTGTTTGAATTGGTGCTAACTGGTTTTGATAAAGTGCTACCCAATCTTTATCTTCTATCTCTTCACTAATTATGTCACTAGTGATTTCTATATTGTTTAGTTTTGCTAATTCCTGTACTTCTTTTTTTAAAGAAACTAAATTTGTTTGATTATCACAATAAATTTCAAAGCACCAAATATCTTTAGGTTGTGATTCTAAAGTTTTTGACTTTACTTCATAAACAGAAATGGCACTTACTTTTTCTGTAAAAAATTCTTCAAATATATTTATATCCTTATACTGAATATTAAATGAAATTTTAAAAATATCTTTTGATTGACTATCAGATTTAAACATGATCTACTTATGTGATAAAATTTTAATAAGGCTTATATGATAAGAAACATAATTATTACTATTTCTGCAATATTATTGTTAACCTCAAAAGGCTTTGCAGATGATACTATATCTAATGCTTCAAAAAAAGATACCAAAACAGATATTACAACACAAAAAATTCTAGATGAATTTTATGCCTATGCTGGCACTATTAAACCAGAAATACGTGAAGAAATACAAAAATATAGGGTAGAAATAGTTAACATTAATAAAAAGAAACGTGAACTATATTACAAGCTTTCTAAAGAAGCACAAAATTTTTTAGCAAAAGAACAAGAATATAAACAAAGATTATCTTCCTCCAGCATGGCTACCGAAGATAATAAAGATGCTGATAAGAAATAATTAGTTATTTGCAGCACGTTTTAATCTATCGTTGATAGCAACACCTATATTTATTGAAGGTATGGGAGCAACCGCTATATATTCTATATTATGAGCAGCAGCATAATCGTCTAATAATCTCAAATATGCATAAAGATTGGCTGCTGCTTCTGTAAGGTCGCCTTTACTGCTTAAGTTTAATGAATATTCCCCTTTAAGATTGCTATCATCGAAATTTAACCCAATTTCTTTATCATTTAAGTTTGTAGCATTTAATCTAATCGGCACTATTGGGGAATAATGTTTCTCAAGCATTCCTGGAGCTTTAATATTAATATTTTTTGATGCTTTACCAATTTTAATATCAAGTGCTGCTTCTAACACTTCAGCAGTGATAAACCCCTCTCTAAGAATAGTAAGTATATCAGTTGTAGTATCGACGATAGTTGATTCTAATCCATATTTAGATTGATAATGTTTGTCTGTTAGAATAAAAATTTCTTCATTATCATTAAAATGCTTTGTAACATGATCTAGCCTAGTCGGGCTTATATAATTTGAAGGGTTGGCACTTGGAGCAGCTATTGACTTTCCGGATTGTTTAATAAGTTCCAATGCTAATGGGTGGGATGGTATACGAATTGCTATAGTTTTAAGTCCTGCCGTAACTGCCGTTGCAATATTTGCATTTTCTTTTAACGGAACAACTATAGATAACGGACCAGACCAAAATTTTTCTGCTATTTTTCCGGCTATATAATTAAACTCTCCTATTTCTTTTGCTTGCTCTATAGATGAGACATGCACAATAAGCGGGTTGATAGCAGGACGATTTTTAAATTGAAAGATTTTTAAACATGCTTCTTGATTAGTAGCATCCGCTCCTATTCCATATACTGTTTCGGTCGGAAAAACTACGACTTTACCGGAGGTTATAAATTGAACTGCTTGTTTTATCATAAGCGGTTAAATTTAGCGATCTTATGAAATAATTTGCAAACATCTTGTAATATTAACAACCGATTTTTGGCAATTTTTTGGTCACTATCATTAACAAGTACATTATCAAAAAAGCTAGTAATCGGAGTTAATAGAGTCTGCAATAGATTTAATGCCTTATCATAATCCTTATCGACAATTTGTAGTGAAAGCTTTTGAGTTACTTTAAATAACTCCTTTTCAGGTTGAGTACTAAATAGATTAGGCTCAACAGCTCCATCAATATTTTGGCTTCCAAGTATGTTACTTGCTCGTTTATAAGCATTTAATAATTGCTTCCCGTCTTCTTTTTCTAAAAACTCTTTCAACGCATCAAGCTTAAATTTTATATTTGCTAAATTTAAATCAAGAACAGCATTAATTAGCGAAATATCATATTCATTTTTAAAATAAAATTTCGCTCTTTCCTCAAAAAACGATATTATTAAATCCTTATCTTTACCAGATGAATATAATTTCAAAGAAAAATCAATTAAACTATTTAAATTCAGCTCTAATTTATTCTCAATTATTATTCTTATTATGCCTAATACCTGACGTCTTAACGCATATGGATCACCGGAACCTGTCGGGGCTTCACCAGCTATCATTAAACCTACTAAACTATCTAATTTATCCGCAATCGCAAGCAAAGCAACATTACCAACCGGTACGCTATCACTCAAACCTTGCGGCTTATAATGATCTCTGATTGCTACAGCTATTTCTTCATTTAGGTTTTCATGTTTTGCATAATAATAACCCATAATACCTTGCAGCTCGGGGAATTCTCCAACCATTTCAGAAACAAGATCACTTTTACAAAGTTTAGCTGCGGTAATTAAATATTTATTATTCGGATCGATATATTTACAAATATTAGTAATACGCTCTACTTTTTCCTTTAAACTACCAAGCTTTGTGTGAAATGTTACAGCTGCAAGCTTTTCTGAATTTGCTTCTAAAGTTTTAGCTATATCTTGCTTGTAGAAATATAAGGCATCGGACAGCCTTGCCGATAATACTTTCTCGTTACCTTGTACGACTAGCTTGCTATTGGCAAAATTACCGTTACTAACGAAAAGGAAATATGGGGCAAAATTTTCTGATCTGTCAAATAAACAGAAATATTTCTGGTGAGTACGCATTGAAGAAATTAGCACTTCTTTGGGCAACTCTAAAAACTTTTGCGGTATTGCTCCGCATAATACTACCGGAAATTCGCTAAGCCCTGCTACTTCTTCAATTAATCTTAAATCTTCTTTTATGTTTAAATTATGAGTATTTGCTTGCTCTAATAAACCGTTTTTAATTATTTCTTCTCGTTTTAATCTTTCTAAAATTACATAATTTTCTGTGAGTTTAGTTTTATAATCCTCAAAATCAGTTACTTCGAGTTTTTTATTATCAGTAAGGCGATGCCCAAAAGTGATGTTATTAGCGGCTAAATACCCAAATTGCAGAGGTAATATTTCGCCATCAAATATGCATAAAATATTTCGTAGCGGTCTAATCCATTTTATATTGTAATTCCCCCAAAACATAGATTTTGCCCAGCTATATTTATTAATAGCTTCTACAATAATTTCAGGTAAAATTTCTTTTATTTGTCTTTCTGCTACTTTTTTAATGTAGAAATAATATAATTGATTATTAATTAACTTAGTTGAAAGCTCTAATTTGCTAACATTATGAGCTTTACAAAAGCCATTAATTGCAGCTTCCGGTGCTTCTGTACTCGGTCCTTTAATCTCTATTTCTTTTGGTAACATTACTTTCGGCAAATGTGTAGCATACAGCGTTATCCTGCGAGGTCCTGAAAATACTTGTAACCTTGCAAATATTTCGTTCTCTTCAAAAATTTTGGTGAAAATGCTTAAATATCCCTCTTCTGCATCTTTTTGCATAAAAGCCGGTATTTCTTCGCTAAATAGCTCTAATAATAATTCACTCACCGCTCATCTCCAACCATTTCATACAACAAATTTTAGCTAAATGACGCACTCTTAAAACATATGAAGCACGCTCGGTTACGCTAATTATTCCACGTGAATTCAATAAGTTAAAATAATGGCTTGCATTAAGACAATAATCATAAGCAGGTAACGGCAAGTTTGCTTCTACTAGCCGCTCGCATTGTTCTTCACTATCTTTAAAATGACGCAATAACATTTCGCTATCGGCAAACTCTAGATTAAACTTTGAAAATTGCCGCTCAGCTTCAAAATCAACTTCACCATACTTTAAAGCTTTTTCGCCTGTTTGACCATTCCAATCAAGTTCTTTTACCTCATCGATGCCTTGAATATATAAAGCAAGACGCTCTAAACCGTAAGTAATTTCACCGGCAACGGGTTTACATTCAATACCGCCAATTTGCTGCATATAAGTGAACTGCGACACTTCCATACCGTCACACCATACTTCCCATCCAAGCCCTGCCGCTCCTAGCGTCGGTGATTTCCAATCATCTTCGACAAATCTAATATCATGAGCTTTTAAATCTATGCCTAAACATTCTAAGCTTTTAAGGTATAATTCCTGAATATTGTCGGGTGAGGGCTTTAAGATAACTTGAAACTGGTAATAATGCTGCATTCTGTTAGGATGCATGCCATACCTGCTGTCCCCAGGTCTTCTTGACGGCTGTACGTAAGCGACAGACCAAGGCTTTGGACCAAGACAACGAAGCACTGTTGCAGGGTGAAACGTACCAGCTCCAACATGGGCATCGTAAGGTTGCAAAATTGCACATCCATAATCCTGCCAATAATTCTGCAAGGTTAGTATAATTTGCTGAAACGATAGTTTTTTCATAAGGCATTGTTATCGGGAAAGAAAATTTTGATCAATTAAAAGGATCGAATATTTTAATGTTAAACATATTATAATGCTTGGTATTTCTAGTAACTAATATCATATTATGTTGTTTTGCTTGTGCTGCTATTAAAGTATCGATTGGATTAGTACCGTCTATACTTATTAATTCTCCCCATTCTTCACATATTTCTCTGTCAATATCAAGAATTCTTTTATCATAATCTATTATTATTCCTTCTAACCATTTTTCTAATTTTAGACTTGCTACTTTATCTTTTTTTGCTAGTTTTGATATACCTTTTCTTATTTCACCTATAGTTATACAGCTTATATGTAATTGACTAGTGTGAATACTTAAAAACCACTGTACTACCTTACTATCAGGATTCTTTTTATATAATTCCGATATAGCGTTAGTATCTATTAAATATTTCATAACTCGAAATCTCTTGCCTTTCCTTGCACTCTTTGGAGATCTAATTTATTAAAATCAGGAGCACTCAATAAATACTCGCTAAAACTAAGTTTTTGTTTAGTAAGTTGTTTATAGTCTTTTATACTAATAACTACAACTGCTTCTTCTCCCCTTTTTGTAATGCATTGAGGTGTACCTTGCATTGCTGTGTCGATAATATTACTCAGCTTATTTTTTGCCTCGTGTAATTGCCATTTATTCATATTTAAGCTCCAATATGTCTAGATTAGCTAGATTGTTATATAGATATTATAACATAGATTATTTGTTTATGTAAATAGGTTTATAGGGCTTATGTGATATCGTCATTGTGAAAGAGTAGGGCAACCCAAAAATTTTGGGTCACCAAATTGATGCTATGACAGGAAGTGAATAAAAATTATTACATAGCAGTAATGCGTTGCTCTTCTGATTCTAATAATTTTTCTAATTCTTTTCTGTTATATTTTTTCTCTTTGAGATTTACTGCATTATCAAAAATATGTTGTACCGCTTTTTCTTCTAACGCAGGTCCTTTAAGCTGCTCAACAGCTCTAGGGTTATTTTTATAAAAATCAAACAACATATTTTCTTGACCAGGAAAGCTACGTGCTTGCTGCATAATAATTCTGCGAAGATCATCAGGCTCTACTTGTAAATTTTTATCTTTTGCATATTCTGCAAGCATTAACCCAATTCTAACACGACGTAATGCTAATTTATCATAGTATTCTTTTACTTGTTCTGGTGATTTATCTTTGAATACAGAATCATCTTGCTCGCTTTTGTCAGTTTCAGACTTTAAGATATTTTTTTCTTGATCTAATAAAGATTCAGGCACGTCAAAATCTAACAATTTTTCTAGTTGATCAAATAAATTCATTTTCATAATAGTAGAAATAGCTTCTTCCGACTCATTTTCTATTTTTTTGGTAAAGTGAGTGCGTAGCTCTTCAAGGCTATTGCTTTGGAATTTTTTAGCAAACTCATCATCAATGACTGTAGGTTCTGCAGTATGAACAGCTTTAACCTGGACTACAAAACGAGCATCCTTACCAGCTAAATCTTTAGCATGATAATTTTCAGGGAAAGTTACATTAACTTCTACTTCACTACCAGCTTTAGAACCTATTAATTGCTTTTCAAAACCAGGAATAAGTGCATTGCTACCAATAACTACTTTAAAATCTGTAAGTTTGCCACCCTCAAAAGCTTCATCTTTAACATAACCAACTGCATCCATGGTAATTTGATCACCATCTTTAGCTTTTGCTTTACTTTCTTTGGTATAACTTTTCATCATTTCCGCAAGCTTTTTGAGTTGTTCTTCAACATCATCAGGACTTACTTCTAATTTCGGACGATTTATAGATATTTTCTTTAAATCTGGAATATCAATTTTAGGCAATAATTCCATTTTTATTGTAAATTCTAAAGGCTTATTAGGTTCGTTTTGTAAATCATCAATCTTTGGTCTGCCGATAATATTTAAATTATGCTCCTTAATAACATGATTTACTGAATCATTAATTCTTTTTTCTATTATATCATTTCTGACAGAAGCACCATATTTTTTCTCAACAATTGTAATAGGTACTTTACCAGCTCTAAAACCTGCTATTTTGACCTTTTTTGTTAAGTCGACCAGCTCTTTTTGAATATCATTATCTATTTCACTTAAAGGAGTTGAAATTTTAATATGAAAATCTAGCCCTTCATTTTTTAATATGGTAGTTGCCATTTGTAATAATCCGTTATTTATAAATAATTCAGCATATTAGTTTGCTAATCAAAATAAACTATAGAGCCAAAATATGCAATAGTTTTTGTAAACCGAACATAAGTAGGTTAAGAAACTAGAATTACTAAACTATTACATCTCAATAATTTATAAAACTTGAATAAGTTTAAGATTTTACAATTTAAACTTGCATTTTTATCTGATATAATTCTAAAGATTTTTTTAATGATTTAATAAATATGCAAGAAAAAACCAAAGTCTTTAACGTGTTAAAAGCTCTATATAGTTCCCAAGATACTTTACCGAAGCTAATAGAGGATGAGCAGATTAAAGCCCTATCTTTAGATGAGTATT includes these proteins:
- a CDS encoding 50S ribosomal protein L11 methyltransferase, with protein sequence MKIPLKIFYRVTNYNSKFDLVISNILPLIELSTQISNLMNKNGYLVLSGFLDNQLEDVRDAYEKIGFEVKEIIYKNSWVILIAAYYK
- a CDS encoding 50S ribosomal protein L11 methyltransferase gives rise to the protein MFKSDSQSKDIFKISFNIQYKDINIFEEFFTEKVSAISVYEVKSKTLESQPKDIWCFEIYCDNQTNLVSLKKEVQELAKLNNIEITSDIISEEIEDKDWVALYQNQLAPIQTNRFFICTTLHQDKCPKDKTLILIEASRAFGTGNHETTLGCIEALEYLKDIKANKILDIGTGSGILSFIAEKLWNEAEILACDIDDASVEIAKENASFNNSNIKFYQNTSENIL
- a CDS encoding L-threonylcarbamoyladenylate synthase, which codes for MIKQAVQFITSGKVVVFPTETVYGIGADATNQEACLKIFQFKNRPAINPLIVHVSSIEQAKEIGEFNYIAGKIAEKFWSGPLSIVVPLKENANIATAVTAGLKTIAIRIPSHPLALELIKQSGKSIAAPSANPSNYISPTRLDHVTKHFNDNEEIFILTDKHYQSKYGLESTIVDTTTDILTILREGFITAEVLEAALDIKIGKASKNINIKAPGMLEKHYSPIVPIRLNATNLNDKEIGLNFDDSNLKGEYSLNLSSKGDLTEAAANLYAYLRLLDDYAAAHNIEYIAVAPIPSINIGVAINDRLKRAANN
- the glyS gene encoding glycine--tRNA ligase subunit beta: MSELLLELFSEEIPAFMQKDAEEGYLSIFTKIFEENEIFARLQVFSGPRRITLYATHLPKVMLPKEIEIKGPSTEAPEAAINGFCKAHNVSKLELSTKLINNQLYYFYIKKVAERQIKEILPEIIVEAINKYSWAKSMFWGNYNIKWIRPLRNILCIFDGEILPLQFGYLAANNITFGHRLTDNKKLEVTDFEDYKTKLTENYVILERLKREEIIKNGLLEQANTHNLNIKEDLRLIEEVAGLSEFPVVLCGAIPQKFLELPKEVLISSMRTHQKYFCLFDRSENFAPYFLFVSNGNFANSKLVVQGNEKVLSARLSDALYFYKQDIAKTLEANSEKLAAVTFHTKLGSLKEKVERITNICKYIDPNNKYLITAAKLCKSDLVSEMVGEFPELQGIMGYYYAKHENLNEEIAVAIRDHYKPQGLSDSVPVGNVALLAIADKLDSLVGLMIAGEAPTGSGDPYALRRQVLGIIRIIIENKLELNLNSLIDFSLKLYSSGKDKDLIISFFEERAKFYFKNEYDISLINAVLDLNLANIKFKLDALKEFLEKEDGKQLLNAYKRASNILGSQNIDGAVEPNLFSTQPEKELFKVTQKLSLQIVDKDYDKALNLLQTLLTPITSFFDNVLVNDSDQKIAKNRLLILQDVCKLFHKIAKFNRL
- a CDS encoding glycine--tRNA ligase subunit alpha, which gives rise to MKKLSFQQIILTLQNYWQDYGCAILQPYDAHVGAGTFHPATVLRCLGPKPWSVAYVQPSRRPGDSRYGMHPNRMQHYYQFQVILKPSPDNIQELYLKSLECLGIDLKAHDIRFVEDDWKSPTLGAAGLGWEVWCDGMEVSQFTYMQQIGGIECKPVAGEITYGLERLALYIQGIDEVKELDWNGQTGEKALKYGEVDFEAERQFSKFNLEFADSEMLLRHFKDSEEQCERLVEANLPLPAYDYCLNASHYFNLLNSRGIISVTERASYVLRVRHLAKICCMKWLEMSGE
- a CDS encoding type II toxin-antitoxin system VapC family toxin; this translates as MKYLIDTNAISELYKKNPDSKVVQWFLSIHTSQLHISCITIGEIRKGISKLAKKDKVASLKLEKWLEGIIIDYDKRILDIDREICEEWGELISIDGTNPIDTLIAAQAKQHNMILVTRNTKHYNMFNIKIFDPFN
- a CDS encoding type II toxin-antitoxin system Phd/YefM family antitoxin — protein: MNKWQLHEAKNKLSNIIDTAMQGTPQCITKRGEEAVVVISIKDYKQLTKQKLSFSEYLLSAPDFNKLDLQRVQGKARDFEL
- the tig gene encoding trigger factor; the encoded protein is MATTILKNEGLDFHIKISTPLSEIDNDIQKELVDLTKKVKIAGFRAGKVPITIVEKKYGASVRNDIIEKRINDSVNHVIKEHNLNIIGRPKIDDLQNEPNKPLEFTIKMELLPKIDIPDLKKISINRPKLEVSPDDVEEQLKKLAEMMKSYTKESKAKAKDGDQITMDAVGYVKDEAFEGGKLTDFKVVIGSNALIPGFEKQLIGSKAGSEVEVNVTFPENYHAKDLAGKDARFVVQVKAVHTAEPTVIDDEFAKKFQSNSLEELRTHFTKKIENESEEAISTIMKMNLFDQLEKLLDFDVPESLLDQEKNILKSETDKSEQDDSVFKDKSPEQVKEYYDKLALRRVRIGLMLAEYAKDKNLQVEPDDLRRIIMQQARSFPGQENMLFDFYKNNPRAVEQLKGPALEEKAVQHIFDNAVNLKEKKYNRKELEKLLESEEQRITAM